One region of Culex pipiens pallens isolate TS chromosome 2, TS_CPP_V2, whole genome shotgun sequence genomic DNA includes:
- the LOC120419678 gene encoding adult cuticle protein 1-like yields the protein MKCIAALVIAATIMVTEGSVIPLIWPGPVAIPAPAGLAIPGATVIQSNPPPAILVPGPAAAAIAIDASGAPAVVWVAPPAAPAVVAVAPAPAATSVSATRGSVHVAPLPGHSVSQQQLNLAPAPGSE from the exons ATGAAG TGTATCGCAGCCCTAGTCATCGCTGCCACCATTATGGTGACGGAAGGATCCGTAATTCCGCTGATCTGGCCTGGACCTGTTGCAATCCCAGCTCCCGCAGGACTAGCCATTCCTGGAGCGACGGTCATTCAATCGAACCCACCTCCAGCAATCCTAGTGCCTGGTCCAGCTGCAGCAGCGATCGCTATCGACGCTTCCGGAGCACCGGCTGTGGTCTGGGTTGCCCCACCAGCAGCCCCTGCCGTTGTAGCCGTTGCACCTGCTCCAGCGGCAACTTCCGTTTCCGCTACACGAGGATCCGTGCACGTGGCACCTCTTCCAGGCCATTCTGTCTCACAGCAGCAGTTGAATCTGGCTCCCGCTCCAGGATCGGAATAA
- the LOC128092861 gene encoding uncharacterized protein LOC128092861 has protein sequence MKVFIALFVATLAVAAQAGYIQSSWPASTYGLNSWNGLNAWNGLGSWDGLSSWNNWNDHGISAYPYGYNKWFTAAWPAASLYNGYNGWYGWYGATGKTVVQANVAKVNPWGLPLTSYGYGYNNYLGAVSAAKYVSANPGSVHVAPLVGHAVNQKLIVAGHGY, from the coding sequence CCCTGTTCGTCGCCACCCTGGCCGTTGCCGCCCAGGCAGGATACATCCAAAGCAGCTGGCCAGCTAGCACCTACGGTCTCAACTCTTGGAACGGTCTGAATGCCTGGAACGGCCTGGGCTCCTGGGACGGTCTGAGCTCGTGGAACAACTGGAACGACCACGGAATCTCTGCCTACCCGTACGGATACAACAAGTGGTTCACGGCGGCTTGGCCAGCGGCTTCTCTGTACAACGGCTACAACGGATGGTACGGATGGTACGGAGCCACCGGTAAGACCGTTGTCCAGGCCAACGTTGCCAAGGTCAACCCCTGGGGACTTCCGCTGACCTCGTACGGCTACGGATACAACAACTACCTGGGAGCGGTTTCAGCGGCCAAGTACGTCTCCGCCAACCCCGGCTCGGTTCATGTTGCTCCGCTGGTCGGACACGCCGTCAACCAGAAGCTGATCGTTGCAGGACATggatattaa